The following proteins come from a genomic window of Candidatus Saccharibacteria bacterium oral taxon 488:
- a CDS encoding DUF1727 domain-containing protein, with the protein MSRQILSTLIGKTVKQAARLRGGGSALPGLVIEKIDPGFIARTLAQVPRGVVVISGTNGKTTTTKIVVELLEAAGLKVFTNRTGSNFSRGVAAALLGEVDMRGRLDADIAVLELDEAWAVKFVQLVPPRYSLLLNVMRDQLDRFGEIDTAAGFLAKIAQATTDTVVLNRDDPRIYRLHQQTAASVAFFGTTDQLLELMPTDDALKTGQAQANQAAPADVLLADIDKQTATFQIDGAKHAVRMRLNGVYNLLNAAAALSLVRQITGEKAELTTLLGALSDVAPAFGRGETIVIDGTPIELILVKNPSGFRLSLLSFADGTADTMIAINDNYADGRDVSWLWDVDVSRLEQVAVVSGVRAHDMALRLEYDDITPEIIEPDLAAALEKLLAHHPRQPKHIYCTYTAMMRLRKLLSIKTDVEAIR; encoded by the coding sequence ATGTCACGACAGATTCTCAGTACACTCATCGGCAAAACCGTCAAACAAGCTGCCCGACTACGCGGCGGCGGCTCGGCACTCCCGGGGTTAGTTATCGAAAAGATTGATCCAGGTTTTATCGCTCGTACCCTGGCGCAAGTACCGCGCGGCGTGGTGGTTATCAGCGGCACGAATGGTAAGACCACTACTACTAAAATCGTTGTTGAACTGCTCGAGGCGGCCGGCCTCAAGGTTTTTACCAATCGCACGGGCAGTAATTTCTCGCGCGGCGTAGCGGCAGCGCTGCTCGGCGAGGTCGATATGCGCGGGCGGCTGGATGCCGACATCGCGGTGCTGGAGCTTGACGAGGCCTGGGCGGTCAAGTTTGTTCAATTAGTGCCGCCGCGCTACAGCCTGCTGCTCAACGTCATGCGCGATCAGCTGGATCGGTTTGGCGAGATCGACACGGCAGCTGGTTTCTTGGCAAAAATCGCCCAGGCAACCACTGATACCGTGGTGCTCAACCGCGACGACCCGCGCATCTACCGCCTACACCAACAGACGGCGGCCAGCGTAGCGTTTTTTGGTACGACCGACCAGCTGCTCGAACTGATGCCGACCGACGATGCGCTCAAGACCGGCCAAGCTCAGGCAAATCAGGCGGCCCCAGCCGACGTGCTGCTCGCTGACATTGATAAGCAAACGGCAACCTTTCAGATTGATGGGGCCAAGCATGCAGTGCGGATGCGGCTGAATGGCGTATATAATTTATTGAATGCAGCAGCGGCGCTGAGTTTGGTCCGACAAATTACGGGAGAGAAAGCCGAGCTGACGACGTTACTGGGCGCCCTGTCGGACGTAGCGCCAGCATTTGGTCGAGGCGAGACTATCGTGATTGACGGCACACCAATCGAGCTAATTCTCGTGAAAAATCCGAGTGGCTTTCGGCTTAGCCTGCTGTCATTTGCCGACGGGACGGCCGATACGATGATCGCCATCAATGATAATTACGCTGACGGACGCGACGTTAGTTGGCTGTGGGACGTGGATGTCTCACGCCTCGAGCAGGTGGCGGTAGTCAGCGGCGTGCGCGCTCATGATATGGCGCTACGGCTGGAGTATGACGACATTACGCCAGAAATCATCGAGCCGGATTTAGCGGCGGCGCTGGAGAAATTGCTAGCCCATCATCCACGCCAGCCAAAGCACATTTACTGTACCTACACGGCGATGATGCGGCTGCGCAAATTATTATCAATCAAAACCGATGTGGAGGCCATCCGATGA
- a CDS encoding glutamine amidotransferase → MTITIIQLYPRDMNLYGDWGNTLALKKRLEWRGFTVRIIDHNPGDATDFTTGDIFIGGGGQDAGQELIQDDLLARADELRRLAESGVPMLMICGMYQLFGRAFTTHEGRVIRGAGILPLETYAKAERLIGNITLESEEFGQIVGYENHSGQTLLDDGMSPLGRVVRGAGNDETGQIEGARLHNIVATYLHGPILPKNPRLADFLITAALTRKGYTDKLSALPIDRTAEHAQRVAMERGR, encoded by the coding sequence ATGACGATCACGATTATTCAATTGTATCCGCGCGATATGAATCTCTATGGCGACTGGGGCAATACGCTGGCGCTGAAAAAGCGGCTGGAGTGGCGCGGCTTTACGGTGCGCATTATTGATCATAATCCGGGCGATGCAACTGATTTTACGACGGGAGATATTTTCATCGGCGGTGGCGGCCAGGATGCCGGGCAAGAACTTATCCAGGACGATTTGCTGGCACGAGCAGATGAGCTACGGCGCTTAGCGGAGAGCGGCGTGCCGATGTTGATGATCTGTGGTATGTATCAATTGTTTGGCCGAGCGTTCACCACACACGAGGGACGCGTGATTCGCGGTGCGGGGATTTTGCCACTAGAGACATACGCCAAGGCAGAGCGCCTGATCGGTAACATCACGCTCGAGAGCGAGGAGTTTGGGCAGATCGTTGGCTATGAAAATCATAGCGGCCAGACGCTGCTCGATGACGGAATGTCGCCGCTCGGGCGCGTGGTGCGGGGCGCTGGTAATGATGAGACTGGCCAAATTGAGGGAGCACGGCTACATAATATCGTGGCGACGTACCTGCACGGGCCAATCTTGCCAAAGAATCCACGGCTCGCCGATTTTTTGATCACCGCGGCACTCACGCGAAAAGGTTATACCGATAAGCTCAGCGCGCTACCCATCGACCGCACCGCAGAGCATGCCCAGCGAGTGGCGATGGAGCGAGGGCGATAA
- a CDS encoding helix-turn-helix transcriptional regulator, translating to MSNPARKPPLSPVTGAFGDRVRATREAKGLSQEGLAERAGLHWTYIGQVERGQRNLSLHNILKIASGLDVDAGELVRGLIMEG from the coding sequence GTGTCCAATCCTGCGCGGAAGCCGCCCCTGTCACCCGTGACCGGGGCCTTTGGCGACCGCGTTCGTGCCACCCGGGAGGCGAAGGGGCTCAGCCAGGAAGGCTTGGCCGAACGAGCAGGACTGCATTGGACCTACATCGGGCAAGTCGAGCGTGGGCAGCGCAACCTCAGCCTCCACAACATCCTGAAGATCGCCAGCGGCCTCGACGTGGATGCCGGGGAGCTGGTGCGGGGGCTAATAATGGAAGGGTAG
- a CDS encoding transposase family protein, with protein sequence MASLRAGIEHCIAQLKNWKILKTGYRGPLHELPNIIQTITKLELYRLSW encoded by the coding sequence ATCGCCAGCCTCAGAGCCGGAATCGAACACTGCATCGCCCAACTCAAAAACTGGAAAATCCTCAAAACCGGCTACCGAGGACCACTCCACGAACTTCCCAACATCATCCAAACGATCACAAAACTAGAACTCTACAGACTCAGCTGGTAA
- a CDS encoding DEAD/DEAH box helicase, whose protein sequence is MAIDFGALKQPRTADKLIDPRDIFNALPTKPPGMNFLRGPQDQVLEKWFARRSQRDVVVKLNTGGGKTVVGLLIAKSSLAEGNGPVAYLVPDKYLVDQVIAEANKLGICVVNDPKTFAYSQGSAILVDTFQKLFNGKSVFGVGGNVGRLPSVRCPNTVIIDDAHACLNKAEQAFRLAIPSEHDAYDKLLALFESTLEDQSPAGFVALKAKSSSGVQQVPYWSWAEKQREVITTLQPLTTEDDYQFSWPLIADALPISRAVFTSDALEIEAPCLPSDIVTGFSQAERRIYLTATLADDGILVRHLGADPKAVADPITPANAGDIGDRLILVPQQTHPTATDDEIRDLIVDLAATRNIVVIVPSTRRAEYWRPYAKSVLTKDTLTRGIDQLRQNPDLGLAVLINRYDGVDLPGDACHVLVVDGLPEAMSGTERVDQSQLAGSGLLVARQVQRLEQGMGRATRSNDDHCVIFLLGNRLAERLHGNGARDCFSPATRAQLELSEKIAAQLEGTGLDALKEAALQCLNRDPKWLEISRTTLAPLRYEQANVSKLSVVSREAFGHAVAGDFNAALKAMRRAVEAADGSAEEGYVLQQYAAYEHHINPVQAQQTQKSANRKNRSVLRPMEGVEYEKLSAPTLEQGASASASLQQRYTSGNELRLGVNALLEDLSWNVRAEAFEQAWHNLADHIGFNGQRPERDTGRGPDNLWALTDRSFHIIEAKNQVKESNPVYKKHAEQLSNAMDWFRQLYGTKTAATPVLVHANAVFDKKAAVPIGCRVVTKEKLDSLRSAMHNYAIALAANDTFRDAAGVGQLLASFGLTAKDFTNRFTSPARRDN, encoded by the coding sequence ATGGCCATCGACTTCGGAGCGTTGAAGCAGCCGCGTACTGCCGATAAACTCATCGACCCGCGCGACATCTTCAACGCGCTTCCTACCAAACCGCCCGGAATGAATTTCCTCCGGGGCCCACAGGATCAGGTCCTAGAGAAGTGGTTCGCTCGGCGGTCACAGCGAGACGTGGTGGTCAAACTCAACACCGGTGGGGGTAAAACTGTCGTCGGTCTGCTCATCGCCAAGAGTTCACTCGCCGAAGGTAACGGTCCCGTCGCCTATCTGGTCCCCGATAAATACCTCGTAGACCAAGTCATCGCCGAGGCCAACAAACTTGGTATCTGCGTGGTTAACGACCCCAAAACCTTCGCCTACTCCCAAGGGTCAGCCATCTTGGTTGACACCTTCCAGAAACTGTTCAACGGAAAGTCTGTCTTCGGCGTCGGCGGGAACGTTGGGCGATTGCCCTCAGTTCGCTGTCCTAACACTGTCATCATTGATGACGCCCACGCTTGCCTAAACAAGGCTGAGCAGGCCTTCCGGCTCGCTATCCCGAGCGAGCATGACGCCTACGACAAGCTCCTAGCGCTGTTTGAGTCAACGCTCGAAGATCAGTCGCCAGCCGGATTCGTTGCGCTCAAGGCAAAGTCGAGCAGCGGTGTTCAACAGGTCCCCTATTGGTCTTGGGCCGAGAAGCAGCGCGAGGTCATCACCACCCTGCAGCCCCTGACGACCGAAGACGACTATCAGTTCTCGTGGCCGCTCATCGCTGATGCACTGCCAATCTCCCGCGCGGTGTTTACCTCCGACGCACTTGAGATCGAAGCGCCGTGCCTGCCTTCCGACATCGTTACCGGGTTCAGCCAGGCCGAGCGCCGCATCTATTTGACGGCAACGCTCGCCGACGACGGCATCTTGGTAAGGCACCTAGGTGCCGACCCGAAAGCCGTGGCAGATCCGATAACGCCGGCCAATGCCGGCGATATCGGTGATCGTCTGATCCTCGTCCCACAGCAGACACACCCCACAGCAACCGACGATGAAATCCGGGACCTCATCGTCGACCTTGCCGCCACGCGCAACATCGTCGTAATCGTACCGAGCACGCGTAGAGCGGAGTACTGGCGGCCCTACGCCAAGTCTGTCCTAACCAAGGACACGTTGACGCGGGGCATCGACCAACTGCGTCAGAACCCCGACCTGGGTCTGGCCGTTCTCATTAATCGGTACGACGGCGTAGATCTCCCCGGCGACGCCTGTCACGTTCTCGTGGTCGACGGTCTTCCTGAGGCCATGTCAGGAACAGAACGAGTCGACCAGTCGCAACTGGCAGGCTCCGGCCTACTGGTGGCGCGACAGGTGCAGCGGCTTGAACAAGGGATGGGCCGTGCGACACGCTCCAACGACGACCACTGTGTCATCTTCCTGCTCGGCAACCGGCTGGCTGAGCGCCTGCACGGGAACGGAGCTCGCGACTGCTTTTCCCCCGCCACCCGCGCTCAGCTCGAGCTGTCCGAAAAGATCGCAGCGCAGCTGGAAGGTACAGGCCTGGATGCGCTGAAGGAGGCTGCCCTCCAGTGTCTCAACCGTGATCCAAAATGGTTAGAGATCAGCCGTACCACCCTTGCGCCGCTGCGATACGAGCAGGCCAACGTCAGTAAGCTATCGGTGGTCAGCCGCGAAGCCTTCGGACATGCTGTCGCTGGCGATTTCAACGCTGCGCTGAAAGCGATGCGGCGGGCAGTCGAAGCCGCGGACGGCTCGGCTGAGGAAGGCTACGTGCTGCAGCAGTACGCTGCCTACGAGCATCACATCAACCCTGTTCAGGCTCAGCAGACCCAGAAGTCGGCGAACCGGAAGAATCGCAGTGTCCTGCGCCCTATGGAAGGCGTCGAGTACGAAAAGCTGTCGGCACCGACGCTGGAGCAAGGCGCATCGGCATCAGCCAGCCTTCAACAACGCTACACCTCCGGCAACGAGTTGCGGCTCGGTGTCAATGCGCTGTTGGAGGACCTTTCGTGGAATGTGCGCGCCGAAGCTTTCGAACAGGCATGGCACAACTTGGCGGATCATATCGGCTTCAACGGCCAGCGTCCCGAGCGGGACACCGGCCGTGGACCAGACAACCTGTGGGCACTGACTGATAGGTCCTTCCACATCATCGAAGCTAAGAACCAAGTAAAGGAGTCGAACCCGGTCTACAAGAAACACGCCGAGCAACTCTCCAACGCGATGGACTGGTTCCGGCAGCTGTACGGCACGAAGACCGCTGCGACGCCAGTGCTGGTGCACGCTAACGCGGTATTCGACAAGAAGGCTGCCGTCCCGATCGGCTGTCGTGTCGTCACCAAGGAGAAGCTAGACTCCCTCCGCAGCGCCATGCATAACTATGCGATTGCTCTTGCTGCGAACGACACCTTCCGCGACGCGGCTGGCGTCGGGCAGTTACTCGCCTCGTTCGGACTTACAGCCAAAGACTTCACCAACAGGTTCACTTCACCAGCGCGACGCGATAACTGA
- a CDS encoding IS1634 family transposase translates to MDHIGSAHTPEDVEVLKAVARQRMIAAGQDEFDFGDGRPRRRALPIRRSRAGHLWNALSVGFERLGFDTASGGDEVFKQLVLGRLIEPASKLETLRVLEEIGVRPCGYATVKRRLAVYAEPAWRQQIASACAAHVGLGPATLVLYDVSTLYFETDAGDGFREPGYSKQRRLEPQITIGLLTDARGFPLMVEAFEGNRAETTTIIPSLQAFQAAHALPEITVVADAGMLSDGNLRALSGAGLRFIVGQKIPEVPYIVREWLKTHSGQQPPDGLILTQPWSRGPAGAAVTETIYYQYRADRARRTLRGISEQVSKAERVVAGKIPVKRNRFITLTGAQKSVNRDLEAKALAGWKGYITNLADPRPEYVIGAYHQLWQIEKSFRMSKSDLKARPIYHHLKDSIEAHLTIVFAALAVARWLEATTKVSLKTLVKTLRRYRTIDIQAGDTIVTAEDPIPNNTQTWLNAIHNTQEQH, encoded by the coding sequence ATGGATCACATCGGGTCGGCGCACACGCCGGAGGATGTTGAGGTGTTGAAAGCGGTGGCGCGGCAACGCATGATCGCTGCTGGCCAGGACGAGTTCGATTTCGGGGACGGGCGGCCACGACGGCGGGCGCTACCGATCCGGCGGTCGCGGGCGGGGCACTTGTGGAATGCTTTGTCGGTCGGGTTTGAACGGCTCGGGTTCGATACCGCCAGTGGCGGTGACGAGGTCTTCAAGCAGTTGGTGCTGGGCCGGTTGATCGAGCCGGCCAGCAAATTGGAGACCCTGCGGGTGCTCGAAGAGATCGGGGTTCGGCCTTGCGGCTACGCGACGGTGAAGCGTCGGCTCGCCGTGTATGCCGAGCCGGCGTGGCGGCAGCAGATAGCGTCCGCGTGCGCAGCGCATGTGGGGTTGGGGCCTGCCACCTTGGTGTTGTACGACGTGAGCACGCTCTACTTTGAGACTGATGCTGGGGACGGGTTCCGGGAACCCGGATACAGCAAACAACGCCGCTTGGAACCCCAGATCACCATCGGGTTGTTGACCGACGCGCGGGGGTTCCCGTTGATGGTGGAGGCGTTCGAGGGTAACCGTGCGGAGACGACCACGATCATCCCGTCGCTCCAGGCGTTCCAGGCCGCTCACGCCCTGCCGGAGATAACGGTGGTGGCTGATGCGGGCATGTTGTCTGATGGGAACCTGCGGGCGTTGTCCGGGGCGGGGTTGCGGTTCATCGTGGGTCAGAAGATTCCCGAGGTCCCCTACATCGTGCGGGAGTGGCTGAAGACTCATTCCGGCCAGCAGCCCCCTGACGGGCTGATCCTGACTCAACCCTGGTCGAGGGGCCCGGCCGGGGCAGCGGTGACAGAGACGATCTACTACCAGTACCGGGCCGACCGTGCACGCCGGACGTTGCGCGGTATCAGCGAGCAGGTCAGCAAGGCCGAACGCGTGGTCGCGGGGAAGATCCCGGTGAAACGGAACCGGTTCATCACCCTCACCGGCGCACAGAAATCGGTGAACCGGGACTTGGAAGCCAAAGCGCTGGCTGGCTGGAAGGGATACATCACGAACCTGGCTGACCCGAGGCCGGAGTACGTGATCGGCGCCTACCACCAGTTGTGGCAGATCGAGAAGTCGTTCCGGATGAGCAAATCCGATCTGAAAGCCCGCCCGATCTACCACCACTTGAAGGACTCGATCGAGGCCCACCTCACCATCGTGTTCGCCGCCCTCGCCGTCGCTCGCTGGTTGGAGGCCACCACCAAAGTCAGCTTGAAGACCCTGGTCAAAACACTACGCCGCTACCGAACCATCGACATCCAAGCCGGCGACACCATCGTCACCGCTGAAGACCCCATCCCCAACAACACCCAAACCTGGCTCAACGCCATCCACAACACACAGGAACAACACTAA
- a CDS encoding NUDIX domain-containing protein, with product MVTGCGSLEAKMLLLENCNPEPYWKTELTVIILFYGKQFQFSLRIHMNNEAKGITVTGTVHYQGKYLLVRRTRADNEDPLAGFWAFPGGRVQFYENSNGKFACETLTQALARELAEEVGLEFDSAFYVDSYSSLGKRAAAHFCVNALSDKIQLNDELEDFCWISSSDEMAKFSPIIPGLINHMAYIEQTLRVVRNPFIPIEVLDLMPDRYINK from the coding sequence ATGGTTACGGGATGCGGATCTCTAGAGGCAAAAATGCTCTTACTCGAGAACTGCAATCCCGAGCCCTATTGGAAAACCGAGCTAACTGTGATAATATTATTCTATGGAAAGCAATTTCAGTTCTCCTTAAGGATACACATGAATAACGAAGCAAAAGGAATCACCGTAACGGGCACAGTTCATTACCAAGGAAAATATCTTTTAGTGCGACGGACTAGGGCCGATAATGAGGATCCTCTTGCCGGTTTCTGGGCGTTTCCTGGTGGGCGCGTTCAATTTTACGAAAATAGTAATGGTAAATTTGCTTGCGAAACGCTCACACAGGCGCTAGCTCGTGAATTGGCCGAAGAAGTTGGGTTAGAATTTGATAGTGCTTTCTACGTCGACAGCTACTCGTCCTTGGGGAAACGTGCGGCTGCACATTTTTGCGTCAATGCGCTTTCAGATAAAATCCAACTGAACGATGAACTTGAGGATTTCTGCTGGATAAGCTCTTCTGACGAAATGGCCAAGTTTTCCCCTATTATCCCCGGCCTGATAAATCATATGGCTTACATTGAACAGACACTTCGCGTGGTCCGCAATCCCTTTATTCCTATAGAAGTATTGGATCTTATGCCAGATCGCTACATCAATAAGTAA
- a CDS encoding methyltransferase: MNNITNPSNRTGRVPSVFRTILADPPWDIGQKGRHGASAHYPVMSLKRIKRLPVAQLAEANAHLYLWVINGGIREGIDVMEAWGFTYRSPLTWIKPRMGLGAYLRNQTEHLLFGTRGQAPVKFRGQGTWLYAPVQEHSHKPEEQYAIIQRLSDGPYLELFARRRQPGWFVWGNQIDADIQIPGYSVPSDTTPRDGGQQ, translated from the coding sequence ATGAATAATATCACTAACCCTTCGAACCGGACTGGTCGTGTGCCGTCTGTGTTCCGCACCATTCTGGCAGATCCGCCCTGGGATATTGGGCAGAAGGGTCGCCATGGCGCATCGGCGCATTATCCGGTAATGAGCCTGAAGCGAATCAAGCGGTTGCCGGTAGCTCAGCTGGCGGAGGCAAACGCGCATTTGTATCTGTGGGTTATCAACGGAGGGATCCGTGAAGGAATCGACGTCATGGAGGCGTGGGGTTTTACCTACCGGTCGCCGCTGACGTGGATCAAACCGCGGATGGGCTTGGGGGCTTACTTGCGGAACCAGACGGAGCATCTGCTGTTCGGGACGCGCGGCCAGGCGCCGGTTAAGTTCCGTGGTCAGGGGACGTGGCTGTACGCCCCAGTGCAGGAACATTCCCATAAGCCGGAGGAACAATACGCCATTATCCAGCGACTGTCGGATGGCCCCTACCTCGAGTTGTTCGCCCGTCGTCGCCAGCCGGGCTGGTTTGTCTGGGGAAACCAGATTGACGCTGACATCCAGATCCCGGGATATTCGGTGCCCAGCGATACGACACCGCGAGACGGAGGTCAGCAATGA
- a CDS encoding type IV secretory system conjugative DNA transfer family protein, with amino-acid sequence MISWRQIHWPRPLSMAGSVGLLTRLASDDRRGAVVWEARAEAGRVRYLLGAETADVLEIESLLAPLIPGVVVTDLKRPRSEVARCGRVQIRQRSLALALDGSEQMVTALLAALASATATDDVLVVQVVLGAALAPEIITAATEDPTMPLWRKLFYGPQPASAEVRSRMRGKCDQFRFRAVVRIGASAATPLRRRLLVSRVLAAFCQLQSGGTRVRLVPDRPDAIDNASAPLWLPLRLTPAEALAFAAWPQGEAELPGLPAAHPKPVPPPVCYHPPAERVFATSTAPGTSQPIGIAIGDACRHTHILGPTGTGKSTLLLHLIKADLAAGRSVVLIDPKRDLAMDTLALMPPQRHRDVVVIDPMLHHPVGINPLATTPERRPLVADSLLALFRGLFPSAFGPRTSDVLHASLLTLMHAPDATIVQLPQLLTDPGFRRSLTKRITDPVGLGSFWAQWEALSPAQQGQAIGPVMSRLRQFVLRPGLRAVLDQPRPRFQLSQVFRTPTVLIVTLNKGLLGEQSAALLGSLVVSQLWQLSLAQAALPPEARRPVSLFLDEAQNFLKLNADLGEALEQSRSLKVAWHLAHQFRRQMPPELMASIDANARNKIAFTLDTADAASLAKDGALAPEDFAQLGPYEIYASLLSRGQQTGWFSGRTLPPPKQCASPAAIIAESQARYGRVTDEPLAPHSEPVNQRKDMDDEPFGRTDLEAS; translated from the coding sequence ATGATCAGCTGGCGGCAGATTCATTGGCCACGCCCGCTGTCGATGGCCGGGTCGGTGGGTTTGTTGACGCGACTGGCCAGCGATGACCGGCGCGGCGCGGTGGTGTGGGAGGCACGGGCCGAAGCCGGACGAGTGCGGTACCTGCTGGGTGCTGAGACCGCGGATGTGCTGGAGATCGAGAGTCTGCTCGCACCACTCATCCCCGGCGTTGTTGTCACCGATCTGAAGCGGCCGCGATCGGAGGTTGCCCGCTGCGGGCGGGTGCAGATCAGACAGCGCTCATTGGCTTTGGCGCTGGATGGCAGCGAACAGATGGTGACGGCGCTGCTGGCGGCCCTGGCCAGTGCTACCGCTACCGATGACGTATTGGTGGTGCAGGTGGTGCTGGGTGCGGCGCTGGCGCCGGAGATCATCACCGCAGCCACGGAGGACCCGACGATGCCGTTGTGGCGCAAACTCTTTTACGGTCCGCAGCCGGCCAGCGCCGAGGTGCGTTCTCGGATGCGCGGTAAATGCGACCAGTTCCGATTCCGGGCAGTGGTGCGGATCGGTGCCTCGGCGGCCACGCCGCTGCGGCGTCGTCTGCTCGTTTCGCGGGTGCTGGCGGCCTTCTGTCAACTACAAAGTGGTGGCACCCGGGTGCGGCTGGTACCGGATCGACCGGATGCCATCGACAATGCGTCGGCGCCGCTGTGGCTGCCGCTGCGCTTGACGCCTGCCGAAGCGTTGGCGTTTGCGGCCTGGCCACAGGGCGAGGCCGAACTGCCCGGGTTGCCCGCTGCCCATCCCAAGCCCGTCCCGCCACCTGTCTGTTACCACCCGCCTGCTGAGCGGGTGTTTGCGACCAGCACGGCACCAGGTACCAGCCAGCCGATCGGTATCGCGATCGGTGATGCCTGTCGCCATACCCATATTCTCGGCCCGACCGGTACAGGTAAGAGCACCCTGCTGCTGCACCTGATCAAGGCGGATCTGGCCGCTGGGCGTTCCGTCGTCCTGATCGACCCCAAGCGCGATTTGGCGATGGACACCCTGGCGCTGATGCCGCCCCAGCGCCACCGCGACGTGGTGGTGATCGACCCGATGCTGCATCACCCGGTGGGTATCAATCCGCTGGCCACGACGCCAGAACGCCGCCCGCTGGTTGCCGACAGCCTGCTGGCCCTGTTCCGGGGGCTGTTTCCCTCGGCGTTCGGGCCGCGTACCTCGGACGTGCTACATGCCTCGCTGCTAACCCTGATGCACGCGCCCGATGCCACCATCGTCCAGCTGCCCCAATTGTTGACCGATCCCGGATTCCGGCGGTCGTTGACTAAGCGAATCACCGACCCGGTGGGGTTGGGATCATTCTGGGCACAGTGGGAGGCGCTGAGCCCGGCCCAGCAGGGACAGGCCATTGGGCCGGTCATGTCCCGGCTGCGCCAGTTCGTGCTGCGTCCCGGGCTGCGGGCGGTTCTTGACCAACCGCGTCCCCGGTTCCAGCTGTCGCAAGTGTTTCGGACACCCACCGTTCTCATCGTCACCCTGAACAAGGGGCTGCTGGGGGAGCAATCGGCGGCGTTGCTGGGCTCGTTGGTGGTCAGTCAGCTGTGGCAGCTGAGCCTGGCCCAAGCCGCGCTGCCACCCGAAGCCCGGCGGCCAGTGTCACTGTTCCTCGATGAGGCCCAGAACTTTCTCAAACTCAATGCCGACCTGGGTGAGGCCCTGGAGCAATCCCGCTCGCTCAAGGTTGCCTGGCACCTGGCGCATCAATTCCGACGCCAGATGCCGCCCGAACTCATGGCCAGCATCGACGCCAACGCCAGAAACAAGATCGCCTTCACCCTCGACACCGCCGACGCCGCCAGCCTCGCCAAGGACGGCGCCCTGGCACCAGAAGACTTTGCACAGCTCGGCCCATACGAGATCTACGCCTCACTGCTCTCGCGTGGCCAGCAGACCGGTTGGTTCTCCGGCCGTACCCTGCCGCCACCCAAGCAATGTGCCTCGCCGGCAGCCATCATCGCCGAGAGTCAAGCCCGCTACGGTCGCGTGACCGACGAGCCACTGGCACCACACAGCGAGCCGGTCAACCAGCGAAAAGACATGGACGACGAGCCGTTTGGGCGCACCGATCTGGAGGCCTCATGA
- a CDS encoding CPBP family intramembrane metalloprotease, producing the protein MPNTNHTTHTTHRRQMIYLYAIVCVYLMLPILICIGVIPWNMKFVALIVGAVMMYILMRILGNTHSDIGITRQRTIYSLKTVLPITIILIIAAGLFLLLEKPRFSPTEGIGFYVFYILISCPAQELLFRGILSRMLQELRLHRALELGVAAALFGYAHIIYGDMLTVVVMSIVGLFWYRAYQRSSNLIGVTISHVVLGVMTIALGIID; encoded by the coding sequence ATGCCTAATACTAATCACACCACCCACACAACTCACCGCCGACAAATGATATATCTCTATGCCATTGTCTGCGTGTATCTCATGTTGCCTATCCTCATTTGCATCGGTGTCATTCCTTGGAATATGAAATTCGTGGCACTTATAGTCGGTGCAGTGATGATGTATATATTAATGCGAATTCTCGGCAATACGCATAGTGACATCGGTATTACGCGGCAACGTACCATCTATTCGCTAAAAACCGTGCTGCCGATAACCATAATCCTCATTATCGCGGCTGGGCTATTCCTGCTCCTCGAAAAACCTCGATTCTCACCAACCGAAGGAATAGGGTTTTATGTATTTTATATTCTCATCTCGTGCCCGGCGCAAGAATTGTTATTCCGCGGCATCCTCAGCCGTATGCTGCAAGAACTACGGCTACACCGGGCGTTGGAGCTTGGCGTAGCAGCCGCCCTTTTCGGTTACGCACATATCATCTACGGCGATATGCTCACTGTTGTTGTCATGAGCATCGTCGGCCTTTTCTGGTACCGAGCGTACCAGCGCTCATCAAACCTCATCGGCGTAACGATAAGCCACGTGGTACTTGGTGTGATGACGATTGCTCTAGGGATTATCGATTAA